The DNA window TCTTCCATCGCGACGGCGTAGTTCTGCACCTTTGCCAGTTCAAGGCCGGTGAGTTCGCGGCCAAGCCCGCCCTGGTTGGCGGCGCTGAAGTCGAGGACCTTTCGTTCGAGCTGGTAACGGACGCGGTCGGCCTCGTTGCTCGACACCGCCTTGAACAGTTCGTTGATCGCGACCTTGGGCGAACCGAAGGCGTAGTTGGGCTGCTGGGGCCCGCGGGCGGAGAAGCCTTTCTCGATGCCGAAGATGTTGCCGCGGGCGTTGCCGCCGTCGATCGGGAAGCAGGCCAGCTCGATGTGCTCGAGCGGGGATGGAAACATCCTGGCGAGTTCGAAGTCGACCGTCGCCCACTTGATGGAGCTCAGGCGTTCGTTGGCGGCGTAGACGCCGAGGCTCGACTGCCATGTGTGGTGGCCGGTGGTGCACATCTTCCCCGACAACCCCTGGAGGATTGTCATGTGTTCCTTGTGAGCGTTGAGCGCACTCATCCAGGAAGGCAGCTCGTGCCGGGCGAGGTCTACGGTGAACGACTCTTTCCGGTTCTCCTTCGCGAGGTCCTCTTTGCTCAGGCTCGGCGGAACCATCACGCTGGGAAACAGCCCGTTCCCCTTGTGCATGAAGATGAACCGCATCGGCGGCTGGCCGATCGCCGGGGCGGCCATCGCCTGCGAGATAGACGCCGGCAGCATTGCGGCACCGGTCCCGGCGATGGTTGATTTGAGGAAGTCTCTTCGGGTCGTCATGTTCGTATCCTTCGTTGACCGGCGTTGGGCGTTCGGGCGAACCACAGCATGCATCGGATGGCTTACTTGCGATACATAAATGAGTCAGACGTCAGCAGCGAGACGATCACGGCGTTAAAGCTGCCGCCGCTTTCGACGTACGCCTTGTCGGCATCAATGAGCGTCTGCGAGTCGGACAGCATCTCGTTGCGACCCAAATAGAAGCGGAAGGCGTGGCGGATGATGGACTGACGAACGCGGGCTGATTTCGAGAGCCGGTCGATCATCTCGAGGGCGTCGGTCACCGGGCCGTCCAGCTTCGGATCGCCGGTGCCGCGGAGGTAGCCGCTGGTCTCTACCGCTTTGGTCTTGTAGGTATCGGCGCCGTACTTGTCTTTGGATTTGGCGACGAGGTTTTCCGGGTTCTCCAACGGTTCGGCTTTGCGATAGCGACCGAAATCGTCGTAGTACTCGAAGGGGTAACCCAATGGGTTCATGTGCTGGTGGCACTTCCAGCACGCGGTTTGTGCCTCGCCGGTCACGGATTCGACGCGCTGGCGAAAGGTCTTGTGTGGGTCTTCCGGTACCTTGGCATCCACGGTGATGGGTACATCAGGCACGCGGCCGGCGAGCAGCTTCTCCTGGATCCAGCGGCCACGCCGGATGGGGTCGGTGTGGAAGTTGGACGAGTGGGCGATCAGCCAGGCGGGATGGGTGAGAATGCCCTTGCGATTGGCGATCTGGAACGGCTGAACAACGGGGTAGTTCAGATCGTCGTCCTCGCCATACTGCCCGTTGACACCAGGCGTCGCCGGCAAGCTGTACGATTGCGAGTAACGGAACTGATTGCCGTGAGCCCAGGGGAAGGTGGTAAACGGCGTATTGCCCTTTCCGAGGGTGTACGACAGATGCTGCATCACCCGGGTGAGCGTATTGGAATGGGCACCGCGACCGGTCGGCGCGAAATCGACCCGGTTCTTCTTCAGCAGGTCCGCGTATTGGGCGGCGACCTTATCCGGGTTTTTACGCCAGTCGGTGTCTTTCAGGGTGTCGTAGAGTTCCTTCCAATCCGCGACGATCTTGAGCCCCTTCTCGTTATCGACATTGTGGTACATGAAGTACCGGTCGGTCGTGAGCAGGTTCTCGAAGACGTTGCGGTCCTGCTCCACGTGCAGGGCAACGATCCGGTCGGCCTCGCTGATCAGGCGGCCCGGCGTCGCACTGCTGCCGCGCCCCGGATTGTCGTAGTAGCCACCGCTGCGATTCTTGTCCTTGAAGACTTTGACGGCGTTGGGATACCCGAAGAACTCGCGGAAGAACCGCACGATCTTGGGGTGCGAGACAAAGTCAGAGTCGTTGATGCCGTAATCGATCCGTCCCTTGTAGTAGGTCTTGTCGGCCAGCAGGCGGAGGACTTCGCGCTTGTAGTCGTCTTTCGTACCCAGACGGCCTTCGGCGGCTGCCTTAACCAGGACGGCGTCGGGGCCGCGATCGCCGAGGGCATAGGAGATCGCGAAACCGGCCTCGCGGGGGGACAGCATCCGTCGGCCGGCCGCATCAGTCGGGCCGGCTCCGAACTCCATGCGGTACAGAAACTCCGACTCCAGCAGTACCGCCACGAGCATCTGGCGCAGGCCTTCGGTGTTGCCCGCGAGGTCAATCGCCGAACGGGTCAACGCCAGGTACTTCGCCACTTCCGTGTCGGTGGCCGGCCGCTGCAGCGTGCGGCTGAACTGAGTTTGAATCGCGGTGACCAGCGCGTCATCAGTGGGCTTGGCGGGATTCAGGATGATCGTTTCAAAGGCCGCCGGCGTAGAAGGGGCAAACCGATCGGCGCGGTTCTCGAAGAAGTCCGCCTTGAAATCCCCCTTCTTGACGCGGGCCGCGCGGATCTGCTTATGCGAGATCCACTGCGCGTTGTTCAGCATGACGAGCAGGTGCCCGCCATCGAGCGGCGTGATGGCGTAGTCGCGAATGCCCGAGCGGTCGGGAAGGATAAATGGGTTCGTTACACCATAGAACGACGCGCCGTTCAGGGAGTAGGTGTCGCGCTCTCGCCCGGTGAGGCCGAAGACGTCGATGACCCGTTCCTTGAAGATCATCGGACTGACGAGCCAGCGCCGGACGGGCGTATAGGGCTTCTCCTGGATCGAACCGCCGAATAGCCTGTCGTGATCGACGGCATTTCCGTAGTCGGGGTAACGAAGCTTGTCTTCGATCAGCGGCGCATTTGATCGGATTAACTCGCCCCGCACCCAATCGGCGAGCAGTTTGCGCTCCGCGGGACTCGGCTGCTTCTGGTCATCCGGCGGCATCTCGGCGAAGTGGATCTGCTCCTGAACCTTGTTCATCAGGTCCAGTCGGACTTTCGAATCCAGTGCAGAAAGCGTATCGAGCCGCACCTGGCCCTTGCTCTTACTCTGGCCGTGGCAGTCCACGCAGTAGGTGCGCAGCACTTCCTGTACCGGCTGAGGTACTGCCCCCTCAGCCGGTGTGGCGGCCTGGTCGGCGCCGCGGACGCTGCCCGAAAGCACCAGCGTCACGAGCAGGGTCAAGCACATTTGTCTGGCCATCGCTCTATTCCTTCAGCAGTTTGACCATCGCATGGCCCATGGCTTCGCCGACGTCCATATAGGTTTCGGCGTTTCCGTTGTAGTGGCTGTTGCCGCTGCCGCCCTTGGAAAGGGGATTGGCGTACACAGTGGCAACATTGCCTTTAAACTCCGGATACTTGCCGGCGTTGCCGTCTACCGCGAGTTGGGCCTCGAGCACCTTGCCGCCGTTACCGCCGCTTCCCTTCGTGGCTTCTCCAAGGGTCGCCAGCACAAACTTCGCCTTAGGGGCATCGAAGTCTTTGCGGAGCTGCTTGATAAACCGGACGAGATTCTGCTCGTACCGGCTTGAAAGTGCGGCGCTTCCGCCATCCCTTTCGCCCTGCCAGAAGAAGAACCCCGCGACTTCGTACTTCGTCGCCCCGGGGTAGTACTTGTCGAGCTCCGCCAGGACCTTCTTCGCATTCGCGGTATCATCGTCGTATTGCTTGCCCGCGTACCACGCAATCGGCTTGGGCTCGCTGCCCTTTAACCAGGAATCGGGGGATTGCTTGTAGCCGGCGTAGATCTTGCCTTCGAACTCGAACTGCTCGCTTCCCGGCGGCAGCAGATCCCAGCCCAGAGCACGGTTGCCGATGCAGCTCTTGAGGATCATCACAGGCGCCTCGATGGCGTTGCCGACGGGGTGTCCGATCCCATACTCCGGCCCCATCGTCTTGCCTTTGACGGCCATCCATTCATTGTTGAACAGCTGCATCCCGCCGCCTTTGCCGACCATCACGCGCACGTTGCGGACGTCCTTGCGCTCGGTCCATTGGCCGGCGTCATCGATAAGGTGCGGGTACTTGTTCTTGGTCTTGACCGCATTTTCAAGCGAGCCTTCGCCGCCGGTCACCTTCCCCAGGCCAACCATGTTCGACTGTCCCATGAGGATGAAGACCTGAACCGGCTTAGTCATGTCCGCCGGCTTTCCGTCGGGCCGCGGGAGTGGCTGCTTGGCATCGGTGTCTGCCGCGGCCCGTGCCGCAGAAGCACCGGCAAGAAACGCTATCGCGAGCGCGACAAACGGCAGCGTGGCGGAAACGAACGCCTTGGGGCTGTGATTGATCCTGATCTGCTTGCTTTGCATGGTTGTGTCTCTCCGCTGGGGTGACGTTCTGTATGACCTACTAAACGACGTTCTGTATGACCTACTAAACAACGCGTCTTGACTTCAAACTGTTTCCCGCAACCGACGCCCGCGCCGTCGGGCGAGCAGGCCAATACCGGCGACCGCAAGGGTTCCGATCGAGCCGGGTTCGGGGACGGCGGTGTAGCTGATGTTGATATTGCCGCCCGACTCAGTGATAGCAAAATCGCCGGTTTCGCCAACAAATCCGCTGGTATCCAGGCTGAATAGCGCGGCGTTGAAGTTCGACACGCCGCTGGTGGTCCTGGCGATTGTCCACGTGTAGTCGCTGGCGGGGTTGAAGTCGGCCGCTGCTCCAGGGGTGGTGTTGTTGAGTGTCTTGAGAAAGATAGTGAACTGCGGACCCGTCGAGGTGTCGATGTTCAGGGTGCCATTGATCTCGAGCAAGTCCCAACTGGTACCTTGGTTGGCTAACGTGTTGCCAGGCAATGCATCGTCTCCGTTGGCGTCCTTTATCTCCCAGACGTAGGAGCCGCCGCGGCTCCAAGTCTCGTTGGCCGTCGTGAGGGTGCCGACGCTATTGCCGGGGGAGATGGCACCGGCCAGGGTGAGCGGCCCGGCGATCGATCCAGAGCCGCCGATGGTGCCTGCGGCATCGACCTGCAACGCGCCGGTTCCGGTACCGCTTTCCAAGGTACTGGTGTTGTTCACGAGCAGGGTGCCGGCAGTGATGGTCGTGCCGCCGCTGTAGGTGTTCGCGTTGGTAAGGCTCCATGTGCCCAAGCCAGACTTAACTACTGCCGTGACGCCGCCCGCGCCGTCGCCGATCACTGCCGCCAGCGCGTTGGATCCGATGTTGCTGCCTTGTAAGGTCAAAGTTCTGGCTCCCGATCCTCCCAAGCCCAACGCACCGGTGTTGGTGAAGTTCATGATGTTCGTGGAGGAGACTGCTGAGGAATCAAGCGTAGCCGTGAGACCGCTCGCATTACCGATGGTGAAGAGACGGTTCGTGGTCGCCACGTTGGCCGCGTTATGCAGGAGCGTGCCACCGCCGAAGACCAACGTCGCCGCCGTGGCGTCGCCCTTGCCGATTCCGCTATTCGTCCCTGAGTCAGCCAAGGTCGTGACCTGCAAGGTGCCGCCATTGATCGTCGTGGCACCGGTAAAAGCGTTGGAGCCGGTCGTGATGTTCAAGGTTCCGAGGCCCAGTTTGGTCAGGGTGCCACCCGACGAGGCGTTACCCGTTCCCCAGTTCACCGTTTGGTTGTTGGTGTCGATGTTGAAAGCCTGGGTCGCTCCGGTGCTAAACCGGCTGGAGTAGTCGGTCGTATTACTGGCGCTGAATTGCAGGGTGCCGCCGCCGAATGCGATGATGCCCAACGATGCGACCGTACCGGTGCCGCCGAGCGGGCCGCCGGTGCCGCTTTGGACGATGCCGAGATTCAAAATGCCGGCATTAATGTTGGTTCCGCCGGTGTAGGTGTTATTGGCCGAGAGAACCCAGGTGCCGACGCCGGATTTCGTGAGGGTGGTTGCACCCGTGGTGTTGTTGGCGATGACTTTACCGAAAGTGTTCGCTCCGGTGTTGGTGCCGCCGAGGGTCAGAGTGCGGGTTTGAGCAGCGGTGCCGTAGGCGAGGGCTACCGCGCCGGTGTAGGAAAGCGTGCCGACGCCGGAGGATTCGATGGTCGCGCCGTCGCCTGCTGCTGTGCCATTGATCGTGAATGCGCGGTCGGTCGTGGCGTTTGCCGAGCCTACGTAGCGCAGCGTGGTGCCGTTGCTCATGAGCAAATTGGCTGCGGCAGTGGCTACGTTTCCAACGCTGCTACCGCCGGGGGTTCCGGCGTTGTTGATGACGCCGACTTCCAGAACGCCTGCAGAGATGGTGGCCGCACCGGTCTGGACGCCCGATCCGAGCAGTGCAAGAGTGCCTGCGCCTGCTTTGACGATACCGCCCGCGACCACGTTGGTCTGGTTGCCGCCCAAGGTCAGTTTGTTGGCGGACACGGTGATCGTGCGGGTGCCATTGATGGTGAAATTGCCGGTTCCATTGCTCAGGGAGTTGGTGCCCGTGAAGATGGTGTTGGCGGTGAAGTTGAATACATTGTTGGTGCTGAGGGTGACCGAGCCGGAAGTGCTGTCGATCGTGGCACCGCCGAGGTTTAGGGCTCCCGTCCCAATCGCGGAACTGGTGCCACCGGTGCCGCTGTTGTTGATGTTGAGAGTTCCAGAATTCATCGTTGTTCCACCACCGTAGGTGTTGGCACCACTTAGGGTAACAGCGGTCATTGTGGTGAACGTCAGGCCATAATTGTTACCACCATCACTAATGATGTTACCCAGATTGAGAGTAGGGCTTGTGACGCCGGTCACTGTCCGGGATCCGCCGCTCAAGAGCACAGTCCCATTGTTATTCCAAGTCATTGATGTCACACGACCATTCAGGCTAAAATTGCCACTCCAAATGTTCGCGTTGGTGGTGGTGAGGGTCTGCCCTGCGGAACCTGTAAAGGACGAGGAAAACGTGCCACCCGCAAGGGTCAGCGTGCCCGTGCCGATAGCTGAAGCGTTAGCCCCGACATACACCGTCCCGCCTAGAAGAGTGAAACCACCACTGTAATTGCCGCTCAACGGTTGCAAACTGATGGAGCCGGCCACCATTGTCAAGCTACCGGCGCCGGTGATCGCTGAAGCGAACTGGGTGCCTGCGGTGACAGTGAAATCGGCGTTATTGTTATTGAAGGCGAGGTTACCGCCTGCATTGACGGTGAGGGTGCTGGACGTGGAAAGAGTGCCGCTGGCTCCACCATTGCCGAGCTGTAGCCTGCCATCATTAATGATAGTGGGCCCGGTGTAGGTGTTGGCCGTGGTGAGACTCACTGTGCCGCTGCCGCTCTTAGTGAGGCCACCCGTGCCGCCGATGCCACCGCCGCTCACGGTGTAGTTTACCGCCGAGTTATTGAACGTGGTCGCGCTGGGCGAGACGCCTGCCGCCTGGATGACTACCGCGAGGCTGGCAGCGGCCACGTTGCCAGCGGTGACGGTGTTGGTGTCCTGGAAGGTGACGGCATTGCCGTTGGCGAAGCCGACCGGCGTGGTTCCCAAGACCCAGTTAGTGGAGGCACTGGTGTTCCAACTGGCATCAGTTGCGCCGTTGCCCAGTACTTGACCCGTCCAGGTCATTGTTGATGGGGCCGCAGCGACGGTGACCGACACCGCGTTGGCAGCGTTGTTCAAGGTCACCTGATAGTTGGTCCCGCCAAAGCCGGCGACTCCCGTGGTGAGGCCGGTGGCGAACTGGAAGGTACCACCGGTGGAAAGCCCGCCGGCTCCCGCCGCCGTGGTAATGAGGTTGCTGGTGCTGCCCACGGTCAGTGCGGCCAGAGGCGTGAGGTTGATGATGTTGGTGCCAGTGACCGAGGCGGTCGCGTTGGCATTGGTCAAAGCTAGCTTATCGGCGGTGGCGCCGCTCAACTCAAAGTTCAAGGTGGCATTGTTCAGGGTCAGCGCGGTGCCGGAGAAGGACGCCTGCTGCTGCAGGTTCGTGGTGCCTCCGGCTGTTCCATCCACCATGCTGAAGACCGTGCCGCTTCCATTCAGGTTCAGGGTGGCTCCCGCCGTGCCCGCGCCCGTGGTGCCGAGGCCCACGGTGCCGGCGCCGGGCGCGACCAAGAAAACGCTGCCCGAATTGCTCACGGTGATGGCGGTATTGTTCAGCGAGCCGGTGCTGGAGATGGCCAAGGTGCCAGCGGTAATGGAAGTGTCGCCTGTGTAGGTTTGCGCAGCGGTGAACGTCTGAGTGCCGACGCCGGTCTTAGTGAGCCCCATGCTACCATTCCCATTGCCGATGTCTGAAGCGTAGCTCGGCGTGGCACCCGTTCCCGGATTGAGCGTCAGGGTAGTCAGCGCGGTGTAGCCGCCAGCGGTCCTGAAACGGCTACTGAAGGTGTTGCTCCCGGTGATGCCGCCCAAAGTCAAGGTGGTCGTGGCGATTTGCAAGCCCGCGGATGCGCCGCCCGCCACGCTAGCCGTGCTGAAGGGGCTGTTTTGCAGGGCCGTGGCGCTGCTCAAGCTTAGAGTGCCCGCGGCGATGGTGGTTGCGCCGGTGAAGAGGCCGGAGCCGCCGAGCGTCCATGTGCCCGCGTCGTTCTTGTTCAGGCCGCCGGACGAAAGCTGCGGGAGGCCCTGATCGATCTGGGCGGCTCCCGTGCCGCGGAGGATCAACTGACCGGTGGTGGCGGGGCTGGCCGTGAACGCGCTCGTGAACCTGAGCAGGCCGCTGGTGTTGTTGGCCGTGATGGTTTGACTGGAGGTTCCGTTGAAAACGATGTTCATCACACGGTCGGTTATCTCACCGGAGCCGGTGTAGGTGACGTTGACTCCGGCCTGGGCCGTGCCGCTCCCCACGTCAATGGTGCCGTTGGCCACGGTAGTAGGTGCACCCAACGAGCTGCTGGCCGTGCCGCCCACCACGCTGTTGAAGGATGAGACGTTGACCGTGAAGCCGGTAGTACTTTGCGGAACAAAGGATGTCCTGCCGGTGTAAGTATTGGCACCGGAGAGCGTTAGACTGCCGCCGTAGGCCTTGTTGATCCCGCCCGAGCCACTGATGATGCCGCTGAGAGTTTGGTTGGAGGAGCTCCAAATCTGCAGGGTGCCATTATTGGTGATGTTTCCGCCGTAGCTCCCGCTGTTCAGTGTGGTGGCGGTATTGTTGCCAATCCGCAGGATGCCGCCGCTGATGGTAATTTCCCCGGGGTTGAAGGTGTTGGTGGTATGTGTCAGTGCCAAAAGCCCAACTCCAGCCTTGGTGAAGTTTGTGCCTGCACCTGAGAGCGTAGAACTGATGGACTGCAAAGTGCCCACGGCACTGTTGACCGTGATGGTTTCCACCGCCGTCAAATTGATCGTGCCGCCACTAACGATGATGGCACCAGCCCCGGCGCCGAAGGTGATATCGCCGGATTGCACCGTGCCGCTGACGGTGACGGTGCCCGCCAAGAGGCTGTTCGCCGTTGCGGTGCCGAAGTTGAGGGAATCCGTGGCATTGTCGGTACTGGCGGTGGTGATGGTGCCGGTGGGAGCGGTCAAGCCGCTGGCGTCCGTGCTCCATCCCTGCGTGCCGCTGCCGACTGTCCCGGCTGACGACCAAGTGCCCGCCGCCGTGCCGAAGAGTGAGGTGCCACCATTGTTGTCCCAGTAATAAGTGGTTGCCTGCGCGGAAGACGCAGCGAACTGCGTCAGCGCAACCGCCGCCAACGAGTGAGCGGCGGCGATGGCAAAGGCCTGCCTTCGGAAGCCGACCCGCCGCGTTTTGTCCGGTGACGACCCACCTGTCGCGCCCGATGCATGATGGACCGATTCGAAGTCGTTGAGGCCGAAACTCTTCTTGCCGCTCTTGATCCGACGCTGTATACGCATGGGTACCATTGATTTCTCCCCGTTCGCCTCTCCGGCCCTGCCCGCGACACGCCTTGAAAGTATAGAATCCGATAAATACGATCTGGCGACAAAGTATTACGACTTTGAGACAATGCTGACCATGCCCAAACCCCGCCGAGTCGCCGTCAGGCTTGAACTGGACTGGCCCTACAAGCGCCACGCCGCCACCTTTGCCGGCACGCTGCGGTATGCCCAGGAGCACGGCTGGCAATCGACCGTGGACGAGTTCGTCGAGGACACCGTCGCCCGGCGCGGCAATGCACTGCCTTACGATGGCGTCATCGCCCGGGCGAGCACGAAGCTCGCCTCGCTCGCCGCGCGGCTGAAGCTGCCCGTTGTGAACGTCTGGACCAGTTCCCCAGTCTGGAATCGCCTGCCGGGAGTGTTTCCGAATTATCCCGCGATGGGGCGTATGCGCGCCGAGCACCTGCTGTCCCGGGGCCTTCGCCGGGCTGCGGCGCTGACGACCGACCACGACCGCGGGCAGGTCATGGAGGCCAAGGCGTTCATCGATACGCTGCAGGAGGCCGGCTGCCAGTGCAACGCCGAGACGATCTCCCTCGAAGCGGCTTCCTCCGTGAACGAATGGCGCAAGTCCGAACGCACGATCGCCGACTGGATGGACGGCTGGAAACTTCCGATCGGAGTGTTTGTCAGCGTCGAATCGCACGGCCGAATCGTGGCCCAGGCGTGTCGTAACCGAGGCTGGCGCGTTCCTGAAGATGTGGCGATCATCACCGGCCAGAACGAAGAAACGCTGTGCGAAGGCCTGCGACCCACACTCAGCAGCATCGAGATCGGCTACGACCGGATTGGTTACGAGGCGGCCCTGTTGCTCGATCGACTGATGGACGGGCAGGCCCCGCCGAAGGAGCCGATCCTGATTTCGCCGATGGGTCTTGTCGTCCGTGAATCGACCGACTTCTTCGCCGCCGAAGATTCACTCATCGCCGCCGCACTCACATTCATCGCGGCGAACAGCCATCAGCAGATCGGCCAAGACGACGTGGCCCGCGCCGTCGCGACTGAAATTCGTACGCTCCAAAGGCGATTCCAGAAGCACCTGAATCGGTCCATCGCGAGCGAGATTCGCCGGGTGCGTATCGAGCGTGCTAAGCGTGAACTCGCGCAGGGGGGTCGTTCGATCAAGGAGATTGCCCGGGATACCGGCTTTGGCGAGGCGCCGCGCATGTACGAAGTGTTCCAGCGGGAACTGGGTGTCACGCCGGGCCAGTATCGACGTGAACGGCAGGTACCGACGGACGAGCGAGCGCCGTGATCGGCGACCGTCAGATCTCCCCCACCAGGCCCTGGAAGTCCGACAGCAAACATGGCCCACCCCAACCGCTCTCAGCGCATGCCGATTCTCTGCAGCCACTTCAGTGCCGCGTCCGGCCATGCCTTGGCGTCCTTCGTGCAGTGCAGCGCGTAGCCGTGGCCGCCGGTCGGATAGAGCAGGAACTCGTGCGGCACCTTGGCTTCGTCGAGTGCGGCGTGATAGATCCGGCTGCCGACGACGTGCGTTTTGTCGTCCTCGCTGTGGACGATCAGCGTCGGCGGGATCTTTGCCTTCAGGTTCAGGTCGTCGGCGACCTTGCCGTCCTTGCCGAGATATGCCGGGTACACCAGCACGGCAAAATCCGGCCGGCAGCTTTGCTCGTCGGACGCATCGATCGCCGTATAGGCACGGCGATCGAACAGGTTGCTCGCCTTGGCCGACAGGTTGCCGCCGGCCGAGAATCCGATCACGCCGAGGCGTTTGGGGTCGATCTTCCACGCCGCCGCATTGGCCCGGGCAAGGCTCAGGGCGCGCTGAACATCCTGCAGCGCACCGTCGCGATTGTTGGGATTGCGATACTTCAGCACCACCGCCGTGATGCCGACGGAGTTCAGCCAGGCGGCGATCTCCGTTCCTTCCTTGTCGATGACGACGTAGCTGTAGCCGCCGCCGGGGCAAACGATCATCGCCGGTGCGGCGGCATCACCGCCGGGTGCCGGGAACACCGACAGGGTGGGCCGGCTGACGTTGGTGATGCGGTGGAAACCATCGGTCGATGGCGTCCTCTCCTTCTCCGGCTCGGCGGCGGCGCGACCGGGCATTTTTCCCTCCGGCCATACGTCGACCGTCTTCGCCGCGACCAAAGCGGCAGGCTTCGTCGCCTGCGCCGGTGCAGATTGAACGACGAATAGAACCGAAGTGATGGCGAATACCGGGATCGCAAATCGGAAGTTCATCGTTGTGCTCGTTATGCGTGCATGCAAGGTGATCGATCTGGTGCGTTTCACGTCCCTCACGTCGGAACATCTCGCGGCAATGCCGGTGACGGCAAATGGCGATGTAAACACCGAGCCTTGCCTCGCAACTTCAGCGATTCGCCGCAGGGCAAGCCTCGCCCGGTCGTGCTGACCTGCGATCATGATTTGAAAGAGAGGAAGTGTTCCCGAGAGGTACTGAACATGCAAGCAATTCCCCGGGGAATATTCACTTTGCGGGCGCAAGCGGCGTAACAGGCGGCGCAT is part of the Humisphaera borealis genome and encodes:
- a CDS encoding AraC family transcriptional regulator, encoding MGTIDFSPFASPALPATRLESIESDKYDLATKYYDFETMLTMPKPRRVAVRLELDWPYKRHAATFAGTLRYAQEHGWQSTVDEFVEDTVARRGNALPYDGVIARASTKLASLAARLKLPVVNVWTSSPVWNRLPGVFPNYPAMGRMRAEHLLSRGLRRAAALTTDHDRGQVMEAKAFIDTLQEAGCQCNAETISLEAASSVNEWRKSERTIADWMDGWKLPIGVFVSVESHGRIVAQACRNRGWRVPEDVAIITGQNEETLCEGLRPTLSSIEIGYDRIGYEAALLLDRLMDGQAPPKEPILISPMGLVVRESTDFFAAEDSLIAAALTFIAANSHQQIGQDDVARAVATEIRTLQRRFQKHLNRSIASEIRRVRIERAKRELAQGGRSIKEIARDTGFGEAPRMYEVFQRELGVTPGQYRRERQVPTDERAP
- a CDS encoding alpha/beta hydrolase, which codes for MNFRFAIPVFAITSVLFVVQSAPAQATKPAALVAAKTVDVWPEGKMPGRAAAEPEKERTPSTDGFHRITNVSRPTLSVFPAPGGDAAAPAMIVCPGGGYSYVVIDKEGTEIAAWLNSVGITAVVLKYRNPNNRDGALQDVQRALSLARANAAAWKIDPKRLGVIGFSAGGNLSAKASNLFDRRAYTAIDASDEQSCRPDFAVLVYPAYLGKDGKVADDLNLKAKIPPTLIVHSEDDKTHVVGSRIYHAALDEAKVPHEFLLYPTGGHGYALHCTKDAKAWPDAALKWLQRIGMR